The genomic segment TTGGATGACATTACGTCTAACAGTTGATCTTTGTTCATAGAAATTTTTTATTTTTGACTTACAAATTATTTTGTATTTGGTAGATCCGACCTTTACCCGCCATTTTATGCGGAGTATTGCTTTCATATATATTATACGCAAATAACTAGTAAATAAGCAACTATAGGTACCATAATTTCAAAATCCAAATTACAAATGTCAAATGAATGTCAAAGTCTAAAGTTCAAAACTTTTGTCATTAAGTCATTTGGATTTCATTTGTAATTTGACATTTGGACTTTGAAATTAAAATCCAAATAGATTCTAAATATTCATCTCCTTATACATAGTCAATAATTTCTCTAAGTTGCTGTATGCTTTTTGCATTCCCATCTCTATTAACATCTATCAGGGCTGCGCCAATTTCCGCCCTGCCATTATCAACCACTTCTTTCTTTGCAGGCATTTGCGTAAGGAATCTATCTATTACTGATCTTGGCTCAAGCCCAATTGATGAATTAAATGGACCTACCATACCGGCGTCTGTAAGGTACGCGGTGCCAGCAGGCAAAACTTGCGCGTCTGCGGTTGGCACGTGTGTATGAGTTCCCACAAGCGCGGAAATTCTTCCATCGAGATAAAATCCCATCGCGCGCTTCTCCGAAGTAGTCTCCGCGTGAAAATCAACAAAAATCGCGTCCGCGTGCTCTTTATCATCGTCATCTTGCTTGAGCGTGAACCGAGAAAGAATGTCGTCCATAGCGCGAAACGGCGAATCAACTTCAGCGCGAATGAATGAACGCCCGAGGATATTGCACACTAGCAGTTTTTGGCTGCCCGCCATTGCGGTGCGGTATCCCTTGCCGGGAGAGCCTGGTGGAAAATTTTCCGGGCGGACAAGTGTCCACGTGGGATCCTGAAGCATACTTTTAGCCTCGCCATCATCCCAAATGTGATCGCCCGAAGTAAACACGGTGAATGTATGCATATCGCGCAATTCGCCCAGTGTTACCTCATTTATACCATTGCCGTGCGCAATATTTTCCACATTAGCAATAATCGCATCTGGTGAATACTTTTCCTGCCAAATAGGCACTATTTTTTTTAGCGCTTCTCTACCAGGACGGCCGAATGTGTCACCGAAGAATATTATACGCATGGAATAATATGCTATGAATAATTAAGAATAAATAGTTTAATAACGAACGCTAATTTCAAAATCCAAATGTCAAATTACAAATGAAATCCAAATGACTTAATGACAAAAGTTTTGAACTTTAGATTTTGACATTCATTTGACATTTGTAATTTGAATTTTGACATTTAATGGCGAGCGCGCCTATCTCGCGTACTCAATCGCTCTCGTCTCCCTAATTACCACGACTTTAATTTCACCAGGGTACTGAAGGTCGGATTGCACTCTGTTTGCAATGTCGTGCGCCAAAGTTTTTGCCGTTAAATCGTCAATAGTCTCTGGTGTCACAAATACGCGCACTTCGCGGCCTGCTTGAATTGCATATGCTTTTTCAACGCCAACAAAGGAAGTCGCCACCT from the Candidatus Spechtbacteria bacterium genome contains:
- a CDS encoding YmdB family metallophosphoesterase, which produces MRIIFFGDTFGRPGREALKKIVPIWQEKYSPDAIIANVENIAHGNGINEVTLGELRDMHTFTVFTSGDHIWDDGEAKSMLQDPTWTLVRPENFPPGSPGKGYRTAMAGSQKLLVCNILGRSFIRAEVDSPFRAMDDILSRFTLKQDDDDKEHADAIFVDFHAETTSEKRAMGFYLDGRISALVGTHTHVPTADAQVLPAGTAYLTDAGMVGPFNSSIGLEPRSVIDRFLTQMPAKKEVVDNGRAEIGAALIDVNRDGNAKSIQQLREIIDYV